Proteins encoded by one window of Lycium barbarum isolate Lr01 chromosome 11, ASM1917538v2, whole genome shotgun sequence:
- the LOC132617000 gene encoding uncharacterized protein LOC132617000, producing MKVTANNKVNELPSITSSNLVNPLPDSDLLHKPFRKPPRRKIKNSGAGAGVRLKRDIGGVPGGKKSRPNTPLLRWKYNEDVNDNVCSLNDKSTVELGRKSGRKVKNLVSARKLAAGLWRLQLPEVPNIPAQKLPQAGHFDVPFYGHHHVKENDSHIDDSVQSPRSVSGPRNGLYHKLEPSFQYPNSAMEGATKWDPVGWTIAEEIKEIYGHQKVPDKQSKTAAMVSALEAELEQARARIHQLEMERRSSKKKLEQFLRKLSEEKAAWRSREHEKVRAIIDDMKADLSRERKNRQRLEIVNSKLVNELADAKLSAKRYLQDYEKERKGRELIEEVCEELAKEIGEDKAEVEALKRQSHTLREEVDEERKMLQMAEVWREERVQMKLVDAKVTLEEKYSQMNRLIAELESFLSSRGVDRDDEVIKRAEQLQQEAASVDIRDIREFTYEPPNPDDIFSVFEDLNFVANNEREIEPCPDGIYNKDNFLRHSLAYVNQSDLEEDGSEWETVSHLDEQGSSFSAEGSVSSSVNKNYRHSNVTEISEVCSGPGQQLKKVSSISRLWKSNGDKINVRLSDCGNSSKGEFSPSEQAGQWSSPDLGNPQITRGMKGCIEWPRNSHKHSLKAKLMEARMESQKVQLRHVLKQKI from the exons ATGAAGGTCACTGCTAACAATAAGGTCAATGAACTTCCATCAATTACATCATCCAACTTAGTTAACCCTTTACCTGATTCAGATCTTTTACACAAACCCTTTCGTAAACCACCTCGCCGGAAAATCAAGAACTCCGGTGCCGGTGCCGGAGTAAGGTTAAAGAGAGATATTGGTGGAGTTCCAGGTGGCAAAAAGAGCAGACCAAACACCCCTTTACTACGTTGGAAGTATAATGAAGATGTAAATGACAATGTTTGTTCATTGAATGACAAGTCCACGGTGGAACTTGGTCGGAAAAGTGGTCGGAAAGTTAAAAATTTGGTTTCTGCTAGGAAGTTAGCTGCTGGACTATGGAGGCTTCAGTTGCCTGAAGTTCCTAATATTCCTGCTCAAAAGTTGCCTCAG GCTGGTCATTTTGATGTGCCCTTTTACGGCCATCATCACGTTAAAGAGAATGATTCTCACATTGATGATTCAGTGCAGAGTCCTCGATCTGTCTCCGGTCCAAGAAATGGCCTTTATCACAAG CTAGAGCCCTCATTTCAATATCCAAACTCTGCAATGGAGGGGGCAACAAAGTGGGATCCAGTAGGCTGGACAATTGCCGAGGAAATAAAGGAGATTTACGGCCATCAGAAGGTTCCCGATAAGCAGTCAAAGACCGCTGCAATGGTTTCTGCACTTGAAGCGGAACTAGAGCAGGCTCGTGCCCGAATTCATCAACTTGAGATGGAGCGGCGGTCATCAAAAAAGAAACTCGAACAGTTTTTGAGAAAACTTAGTGAAGAGAAGGCAGCATGGCGAAGCCGAGAACACGAGAAAGTTCGTGCAATTATAGATGATATGAAAGCTGACTTGTCCAGGGAGAGGAAAAACCGACAGAGGCTGGAAATAGTTAACTCCAAGTTAGTTAACGAGTTGGCGGATGCCAAGTTATCAGCAAAACGATATTTGCAAGACTAcgaaaaagaaaggaagggtagaGAGTTGATAGAGGAAGTGTGTGAAGAATTAGCCAAGGAAATTGGAGAAGACAAGGCTGAAGTCGAGGCATTGAAACGACAATCTCACACTCTTAGAGAGGAAGTAGATGAAGAAAGAAAAATGTTGCAGATGGCTGAGGTTTGGCGTGAGGAACGGGTTCAGATGAAGCTAGTTGATGCTAAGGTGACACTGGAAGAGAAATATTCCCAGATGAATCGACTAATCGCAGAGTTGGAATCATTTCTAAGTTCTAGAGGTGTGGACCGCGATGACGAAGTGATCAAAAGAGCTGAACAGCTCCAACAGGAAGCTGCTTCGGTGGATATTCGTGATATTAGGGAGTTCACTTATGAACCTCCAAATCCAGATGATATTTTCTCAGTGTTCGAGGACCTTAATTTTGTTGCAAATAACGAAAGGGAGATCGAGCCATGTCCCGATGGTATATACAATAAAGACAATTTCCTCAGACATTCTCTTGCGTATGTCAATCAGAGCGATTTAGAGGAAGACGGAAGTGAATGGGAAACCGTGAGCCATCTTGACGAGCAAGGTTCGAGTTTTTCTGCTGAAGGAAGCGTTTCTTCTTCTGTCAACAAGAACTACAGGCACAGCAATGTTACGGAAATAAGTGAAGTATGTTCAGGTCCCGGTCAGCAACTTAAGAAGGTCTCGTCTATATCTAGGCTTTGGAAATCAAACGGAGACAAAATAAACGTGAGGCTATCAGATTGTGGTAATTCGAGCAAAGGTGAATTTAGCCCTTCGGAACAAGCTGGCCAATGGAGCTCACCTGATTTGGGAAATCCACAAATAACACGAGGGATGAAAGGGTGCATTGAATGGCCACGTAACTCTCACAAGCACAGCTTAAAAGCGAAGCTAATGGAGGCGAGAATGGAGAGCCAAAAGGTCCAGTTGCGCCACGTCTTGAAGCAGAAAATCTAG